From one Mytilus edulis chromosome 1, xbMytEdul2.2, whole genome shotgun sequence genomic stretch:
- the LOC139511499 gene encoding receptor-type tyrosine-protein phosphatase alpha-like isoform X1 yields MLRINIEGTYIADLTLWWLFTSWMAQFIAVAGCPVGTFGYLCSYTCHCAFDTPCDADTGACFDECAPRFTGKPYCQLENIAKGKLTYQETSITDNSALAVDGNRNQTGADNSCSWSVNFRYPFRTLWRVDLQDVYSVNKVKVFFRNDSNVSSSRRTGARVYVTSTEEFHLEPVCYTSHMKGDVFFNPPSILELKNCTNRGQFVTVYNQRPVVDSSNCPKTSYSCWANLELCEVEVYVCSYGTFGENCDKFCHCKGSTCDQITGLCPGRCLAGWQGSECDMACTNGTHGENCEKRCGQCINGEACDVITGKCLNGCDAGWKGAKCKTPCPQYSYGFNCSDACFNCANLTDCDKKTGVCPTGCAKGFFGDRCSNKCPAGSYGKTCQLQCGRCAGGETCNSHTGECRRFCEPGYAMPLCQGPCLVGTFGENCSIACGNCRNFDPCNHITGECTRGCGPGWSGLHCITPCKHGYWGYDCAKECRTCSNEHCDHVTGICIHECKPGYQDPKCDRKCPSGLYGSGCTQICGQCADHASCDSIMGHCPTECSPGWRGTHCNIPCSEGFYGDDCKDRCGHCHNKTACDPVNGKCLIGCQDGYHGLQCRAVNSRGVVMSGGVIGCLVGVVVVIALIVVTCSLRHYMAKRARKSDKQMDVVYNNAGNIIAETEPEVQLEMTNGDIDNDYYNVGREARGIPVSSMKEHLRRLESDSSRYKNEFEDLRNDVPVFPHKAGQKAENKAKNRFLTTFPYDHSRVALKPLHGEAESDYINANFIDSVESRKVYIAAQGPNRLTVRDFWRMIWQEKVGLVVMLANVYEDGKVKCEKYWPETKPLRYCEVLISLDECKQMSTYTVRHMTVGNVKTSETRKVIQYHFTGWPDHGIPDTMELVEFHRKVMSTKSPQRGPLLVHCSAGVGRTGTFIGLDALFKYGTKSTHVDIQDFVRKMRECRMTMVQNVEQYRLLHVALLEAFNYRHTSINRTEFTKKYEEIKHDNKYLLKDEFKQLTDIKPSHSNPECSASLCQDNIQKNRALDVLPVDRYRPFLSTHIPGTNDYINGVILPSYSRGGYYIVTQTPLVNTVVDFWRLLFDHECKTIVSLNLLDEEQEETGVWWPSEGESVSYGPLKIKTESVSDIHDSFTQRTFSMLKRNYGDPRTVRSFHFTKWPVNSKLPISKHSLLSLLDTVERWKHEIGSDTVVVQCMNGANCSGLYCGISLILDNLRLKQEVDVYHAVQKIQSRREQFINSTEQYEYLYEIVSEYINSRDIYGNLE; encoded by the exons atgctGAGAATAAATATTGAGGGAACATACATTGCCGATTTAACATTATGGTGGTTGTTTACATCATGGATGGCACAATTCATTGCAGTTG CTGGATGTCCCGTTGGAACTTTTGGGTATTTATGTTCCTACACGTGCCACTGTGCCTTTGATACACCATGTGATGCTGATACCGGAGCCTGTTTTGATGAATGTGCACCAAGATTTACAGGAAAACCATACTGCCAGTTGG AAAATATAGCAAAAGGGAAACTTACCTATCAGGAAACGTCAATCACAGACAACTCGGCATTAGCAGTTGATGGAAACAGGAACCAAACAGGGGCAGATAATTCTTGTTCCTGGTCTGTTAACTTTAGATATCCATTCAGAACTCTGTGGAGAGTTGATTTACAAGATGTTTACAGTGTTAACAAAGTAAAAGTCTTCTTCAGAAATGACT CTAATGTGAGTTCTTCCAGAAGAACAGGTGCCCGTGTTTACGTCACATCTACAGAGGAGTTTCACTTGGAACCAGTCTGTTATACCAGTCATATGAAG GGCGACGTATTCTTCAATCCTCCATCAATATTAGAACTAAAGAACTGTACAAACAGGGGACAATTTGTGACAGTTTATAACCAACGGCCAGTCGTAGATTCCTCAAATTGTCCAAAAACTTCTTACTCGTGCTGGGCTAATCTGGAGTTGTGTGAAGTAGAAGTCtatg TTTGCTCTTATGGAACGTTTGGAGAAAACTGTGACAAATTCTGTCACTGTAAAGGAAGCACTTGTGATCAAATAACTGGTCTCTGTCCTGGTCGGTGTTTGGCTGGATGGCAAGGCTCTGAATGTGATATGG CATGTACCAATGGAACACACggagaaaattgtgaaaaaaggtGTGGACAATGTATAAATGGGGAGGCCTGTGACGTCATTACAGGGAAATGCTTAAATGGATGCGATGCAGGTTGGAAAGGAGCCAAATGTAAAACGC CATGTCCACAATATTCTTATGGCTTTAATTGTTCAGATGCTTGCTTTAACTGTGCTAATTTAACAGATTGTGACAAGAAAACAGGAGTTTGTCCAACTGGATGTGCCAAAGGTTTCTTTGGTGATCGATGTAGTAATA AGTGTCCAGCTGGCAGCTACGGAAAAACATGTCAATTACAGTGTGGAAGATGTGCTGGTGGGGAAACGTGTAATTCACATACTGGAGAATGTCGTAGATTTTGTGAGCCAGGCTATGCTATGCCACTATGTCAAGGAC CATGTCTAGTTGGAACATTTGGAGAAAATTGTTCTATAGCATGTGGAAATTGTAGAAATTTTGATCCCTGTAATCATATTACCGGGGAATGTACAAGGGGATGTGGTCCAGGTTGGAGTGGTTTACATTGTATTACAC CGTGTAAGCACGGATATTGGGGTTATGATTGTGCAAAAGAATGTAGAACATGTAGTAATGAACATTGTGACCACGTGACTGGCATCTGTATACACGAATGTAAACCAGGCTACCAGGATCCAAAATGTGACAGGA AATGTCCATCTGGACTTTATGGTAGTGGTTGTACACAGATTTGTGGACAGTGTGCGGATCATGCATCATGTGATTCAATAATGGGACACTGTCCAACAGAATGCAGTCCCGGCTGGAGAGGAACTCATTGTAACATAC CCTGTTCAGAAGGATTCTATGGTGACGACTGTAAAGATAGGTGTGGCCATTGTCATAATAAAACAGCGTGTGATCCAGTCAACGGAAAATGTCTCATTGGATGCCAAGATGGCTACCATGGATTGCAAT GTAGAGCTGTTAATAGTAGAGGAGTGGTGATGTCCGGTGGCGTCATTGGTTGCTTGGTTGGTGTTGTTGTAGTGATAGCATTGATAGTTGTAACTTGTTCATTAAG ACACTACATGGCAAAAAGAGCAAGAAAATCTGACAAACAAATGGATGTCGTTTACAATAATGCAGGAAACATCATTGCTG AAACCGAACCAGAAGTACAACTAGAAATGACAAATGGTGATATAGACAATGATTATTACAACGTTGGAAGGGAGGCACGTGGCATCCCTGTTTCTAGTATGAAAGAACATTTACGTAGACTGGAAAGTGATTCGTCCAGATACAAAAATGAATTTGAg GACTTACGTAATGATGTTCCTGTTTTTCCACACAAGGCAGgacaaaaagcagaaaacaaagCTAAAAACCGCTTTCTGACAACGTTTCCAT ATGACCACTCCAGAGTAGCTTTAAAACCATTGCACGGGGAAGCTGAATCGGATTACATTAATGCTAACTTTATTGAT aGTGTTGAATCGAGAAAAGTATATATAGCAGCTCAAG GTCCCAATCGTCTGACTGTTCGTGATTTCTGGAGGATGATTTGGCAGGAGAAGGTTGGACTCGTAGTTATGCTGGCAAATGTTTATGAAGATGGAAAG GTTAAATGTGAAAAATACTGGCCTGAAACTAAGCCATTGAGGTACTGTGAGGTCTTGATATCATTAGATGAATGCAAACAAATGAGCACATATACTGTACGACATATGACTGTCGGTAATGTTAAG ACATCAGAGACACGGAAGGTGATTCAGTATCATTTCACTGGATGGCCAGATCACGGTATACCAGATACAATGGAACTTGTGGAGTTTCATAGAAAAGTCATGTCTACAAAATCTCCTCAAAGGGGGCCACTACTTGTACACTGCAG TGCTGGAGTTGGTAGAACAGGCACTTTTATCGGTTTGGACGCTCTGTTTAAATATGGTACGAAATCTACACATGTGGACATTCAAGACTTTGTCCGGAAAATGAGAGAATGTAGAATGACCATGGTCCAAAACGTG gaACAGTACAGACTTCTACATGTGGCTTTGTTGGAAGCGTTCAATTATAGACACACGTCAATTAATCGAACAGAATTCACTAAAAAGtatgaagaaataaaacatgACAACAAATATCTTTTGAAGGACGAGTTCAAG CAATTAACGGACATCAAACCGAGTCATTCTAATCCCGAATGTAGTGCTTCTCTCTGCCAGGACAATATTCAGAAAAACAGAGCCTTAGACGTGTTGCCAG tTGACAGGTATCGACCGTTTCTGAGCACTCATATACCTGGCACAAATGACTATATAAATGGGGTTATTTTACCG TCCTATTCCAGGGGTGGATATTATATAGTTACACAGACACCACTTGTTAACACGGTTGTAGATTTTTGGAGATTATTATTTGAccatgaatgtaaaactattgtaTCCTTAAATCTCTTGGACGAAGAACAGGAA gaaactGGTGTATGGTGGCCATCAGAGGGAGAATCGGTTTCATACGGACCTTTGAAGATAAAAACTGAATCGGTTTCTGATATTCATGACAGTTTTACCCAGAGAACATTTTCAATGTTAAAAAGA AATTATGGTGACCCAAGAACTGTGCGGTCATTCCATTTTACGAAGTGGCCTGTTAACTCGAAACTACCGATATCTAAACACTCACTGCTATCCCTTCTAGATACAGTCGAGAGGTGGAAACATGAGATTGGATCAGACACCGTCGTGGTCCAGTGCAT GAATGGCGCCAATTGCAGTGGACTGTACTGTGGCATTAGTCTTATCCTAGACAATCTTCGGttgaaacaggaagttgatgTTTATCATGCCGTTCAGAAAATACAATCAAGACGGGAACAGTTCATAAATTCAACT GAGCAGTACGAATATTTGTACGAGATTGTCTCAGAATACATAAACTCAAGAGACATTTATGGAAACTTGGAATGA
- the LOC139511499 gene encoding receptor-type tyrosine-protein phosphatase alpha-like isoform X2, with protein MLRINIEGTYIADLTLWWLFTSWMAQFIAVAGCPVGTFGYLCSYTCHCAFDTPCDADTGACFDECAPRFTGKPYCQLENIAKGKLTYQETSITDNSALAVDGNRNQTGADNSCSWSVNFRYPFRTLWRVDLQDVYSVNKVKVFFRNDSNVSSSRRTGARVYVTSTEEFHLEPVCYTSHMKGDVFFNPPSILELKNCTNRGQFVTVYNQRPVVDSSNCPKTSYSCWANLELCEVEVYVCSYGTFGENCDKFCHCKGSTCDQITGLCPGRCLAGWQGSECDMACTNGTHGENCEKRCGQCINGEACDVITGKCLNGCDAGWKGAKCKTQCPAGSYGKTCQLQCGRCAGGETCNSHTGECRRFCEPGYAMPLCQGPCLVGTFGENCSIACGNCRNFDPCNHITGECTRGCGPGWSGLHCITPCKHGYWGYDCAKECRTCSNEHCDHVTGICIHECKPGYQDPKCDRKCPSGLYGSGCTQICGQCADHASCDSIMGHCPTECSPGWRGTHCNIPCSEGFYGDDCKDRCGHCHNKTACDPVNGKCLIGCQDGYHGLQCRAVNSRGVVMSGGVIGCLVGVVVVIALIVVTCSLRHYMAKRARKSDKQMDVVYNNAGNIIAETEPEVQLEMTNGDIDNDYYNVGREARGIPVSSMKEHLRRLESDSSRYKNEFEDLRNDVPVFPHKAGQKAENKAKNRFLTTFPYDHSRVALKPLHGEAESDYINANFIDSVESRKVYIAAQGPNRLTVRDFWRMIWQEKVGLVVMLANVYEDGKVKCEKYWPETKPLRYCEVLISLDECKQMSTYTVRHMTVGNVKTSETRKVIQYHFTGWPDHGIPDTMELVEFHRKVMSTKSPQRGPLLVHCSAGVGRTGTFIGLDALFKYGTKSTHVDIQDFVRKMRECRMTMVQNVEQYRLLHVALLEAFNYRHTSINRTEFTKKYEEIKHDNKYLLKDEFKQLTDIKPSHSNPECSASLCQDNIQKNRALDVLPVDRYRPFLSTHIPGTNDYINGVILPSYSRGGYYIVTQTPLVNTVVDFWRLLFDHECKTIVSLNLLDEEQEETGVWWPSEGESVSYGPLKIKTESVSDIHDSFTQRTFSMLKRNYGDPRTVRSFHFTKWPVNSKLPISKHSLLSLLDTVERWKHEIGSDTVVVQCMNGANCSGLYCGISLILDNLRLKQEVDVYHAVQKIQSRREQFINSTEQYEYLYEIVSEYINSRDIYGNLE; from the exons atgctGAGAATAAATATTGAGGGAACATACATTGCCGATTTAACATTATGGTGGTTGTTTACATCATGGATGGCACAATTCATTGCAGTTG CTGGATGTCCCGTTGGAACTTTTGGGTATTTATGTTCCTACACGTGCCACTGTGCCTTTGATACACCATGTGATGCTGATACCGGAGCCTGTTTTGATGAATGTGCACCAAGATTTACAGGAAAACCATACTGCCAGTTGG AAAATATAGCAAAAGGGAAACTTACCTATCAGGAAACGTCAATCACAGACAACTCGGCATTAGCAGTTGATGGAAACAGGAACCAAACAGGGGCAGATAATTCTTGTTCCTGGTCTGTTAACTTTAGATATCCATTCAGAACTCTGTGGAGAGTTGATTTACAAGATGTTTACAGTGTTAACAAAGTAAAAGTCTTCTTCAGAAATGACT CTAATGTGAGTTCTTCCAGAAGAACAGGTGCCCGTGTTTACGTCACATCTACAGAGGAGTTTCACTTGGAACCAGTCTGTTATACCAGTCATATGAAG GGCGACGTATTCTTCAATCCTCCATCAATATTAGAACTAAAGAACTGTACAAACAGGGGACAATTTGTGACAGTTTATAACCAACGGCCAGTCGTAGATTCCTCAAATTGTCCAAAAACTTCTTACTCGTGCTGGGCTAATCTGGAGTTGTGTGAAGTAGAAGTCtatg TTTGCTCTTATGGAACGTTTGGAGAAAACTGTGACAAATTCTGTCACTGTAAAGGAAGCACTTGTGATCAAATAACTGGTCTCTGTCCTGGTCGGTGTTTGGCTGGATGGCAAGGCTCTGAATGTGATATGG CATGTACCAATGGAACACACggagaaaattgtgaaaaaaggtGTGGACAATGTATAAATGGGGAGGCCTGTGACGTCATTACAGGGAAATGCTTAAATGGATGCGATGCAGGTTGGAAAGGAGCCAAATGTAAAACGC AGTGTCCAGCTGGCAGCTACGGAAAAACATGTCAATTACAGTGTGGAAGATGTGCTGGTGGGGAAACGTGTAATTCACATACTGGAGAATGTCGTAGATTTTGTGAGCCAGGCTATGCTATGCCACTATGTCAAGGAC CATGTCTAGTTGGAACATTTGGAGAAAATTGTTCTATAGCATGTGGAAATTGTAGAAATTTTGATCCCTGTAATCATATTACCGGGGAATGTACAAGGGGATGTGGTCCAGGTTGGAGTGGTTTACATTGTATTACAC CGTGTAAGCACGGATATTGGGGTTATGATTGTGCAAAAGAATGTAGAACATGTAGTAATGAACATTGTGACCACGTGACTGGCATCTGTATACACGAATGTAAACCAGGCTACCAGGATCCAAAATGTGACAGGA AATGTCCATCTGGACTTTATGGTAGTGGTTGTACACAGATTTGTGGACAGTGTGCGGATCATGCATCATGTGATTCAATAATGGGACACTGTCCAACAGAATGCAGTCCCGGCTGGAGAGGAACTCATTGTAACATAC CCTGTTCAGAAGGATTCTATGGTGACGACTGTAAAGATAGGTGTGGCCATTGTCATAATAAAACAGCGTGTGATCCAGTCAACGGAAAATGTCTCATTGGATGCCAAGATGGCTACCATGGATTGCAAT GTAGAGCTGTTAATAGTAGAGGAGTGGTGATGTCCGGTGGCGTCATTGGTTGCTTGGTTGGTGTTGTTGTAGTGATAGCATTGATAGTTGTAACTTGTTCATTAAG ACACTACATGGCAAAAAGAGCAAGAAAATCTGACAAACAAATGGATGTCGTTTACAATAATGCAGGAAACATCATTGCTG AAACCGAACCAGAAGTACAACTAGAAATGACAAATGGTGATATAGACAATGATTATTACAACGTTGGAAGGGAGGCACGTGGCATCCCTGTTTCTAGTATGAAAGAACATTTACGTAGACTGGAAAGTGATTCGTCCAGATACAAAAATGAATTTGAg GACTTACGTAATGATGTTCCTGTTTTTCCACACAAGGCAGgacaaaaagcagaaaacaaagCTAAAAACCGCTTTCTGACAACGTTTCCAT ATGACCACTCCAGAGTAGCTTTAAAACCATTGCACGGGGAAGCTGAATCGGATTACATTAATGCTAACTTTATTGAT aGTGTTGAATCGAGAAAAGTATATATAGCAGCTCAAG GTCCCAATCGTCTGACTGTTCGTGATTTCTGGAGGATGATTTGGCAGGAGAAGGTTGGACTCGTAGTTATGCTGGCAAATGTTTATGAAGATGGAAAG GTTAAATGTGAAAAATACTGGCCTGAAACTAAGCCATTGAGGTACTGTGAGGTCTTGATATCATTAGATGAATGCAAACAAATGAGCACATATACTGTACGACATATGACTGTCGGTAATGTTAAG ACATCAGAGACACGGAAGGTGATTCAGTATCATTTCACTGGATGGCCAGATCACGGTATACCAGATACAATGGAACTTGTGGAGTTTCATAGAAAAGTCATGTCTACAAAATCTCCTCAAAGGGGGCCACTACTTGTACACTGCAG TGCTGGAGTTGGTAGAACAGGCACTTTTATCGGTTTGGACGCTCTGTTTAAATATGGTACGAAATCTACACATGTGGACATTCAAGACTTTGTCCGGAAAATGAGAGAATGTAGAATGACCATGGTCCAAAACGTG gaACAGTACAGACTTCTACATGTGGCTTTGTTGGAAGCGTTCAATTATAGACACACGTCAATTAATCGAACAGAATTCACTAAAAAGtatgaagaaataaaacatgACAACAAATATCTTTTGAAGGACGAGTTCAAG CAATTAACGGACATCAAACCGAGTCATTCTAATCCCGAATGTAGTGCTTCTCTCTGCCAGGACAATATTCAGAAAAACAGAGCCTTAGACGTGTTGCCAG tTGACAGGTATCGACCGTTTCTGAGCACTCATATACCTGGCACAAATGACTATATAAATGGGGTTATTTTACCG TCCTATTCCAGGGGTGGATATTATATAGTTACACAGACACCACTTGTTAACACGGTTGTAGATTTTTGGAGATTATTATTTGAccatgaatgtaaaactattgtaTCCTTAAATCTCTTGGACGAAGAACAGGAA gaaactGGTGTATGGTGGCCATCAGAGGGAGAATCGGTTTCATACGGACCTTTGAAGATAAAAACTGAATCGGTTTCTGATATTCATGACAGTTTTACCCAGAGAACATTTTCAATGTTAAAAAGA AATTATGGTGACCCAAGAACTGTGCGGTCATTCCATTTTACGAAGTGGCCTGTTAACTCGAAACTACCGATATCTAAACACTCACTGCTATCCCTTCTAGATACAGTCGAGAGGTGGAAACATGAGATTGGATCAGACACCGTCGTGGTCCAGTGCAT GAATGGCGCCAATTGCAGTGGACTGTACTGTGGCATTAGTCTTATCCTAGACAATCTTCGGttgaaacaggaagttgatgTTTATCATGCCGTTCAGAAAATACAATCAAGACGGGAACAGTTCATAAATTCAACT GAGCAGTACGAATATTTGTACGAGATTGTCTCAGAATACATAAACTCAAGAGACATTTATGGAAACTTGGAATGA